The proteins below are encoded in one region of Lactuca sativa cultivar Salinas chromosome 3, Lsat_Salinas_v11, whole genome shotgun sequence:
- the LOC111877680 gene encoding legumain yields MAVSRVITCLLLVLVAVVVVVLPAGSFGYRRGWDPLIRSPVDLEEDLESDGQTTGNGTRWAVLVAGSNGYGNYRHQADVCHAYQILKRGGLKDENIVVFMFDDIATSEMNPRPGVIINHPQGDDVYSGVPKDYTGEHVTVDNLFAVLLGDKNSVTGGSGKVVDSKPEDRIFLYYSDHGGPGVLGMPNMPYLVAKDLIEVLKKKHDMGTYKEMVIYLEACESGSIFEGMLPEDLNIYATTASSSEESSYGTYCPGMEPSPPPEYITCLGDLYSVAWMEDSETHNLKKESIEQQFNKVKERTSNYDTFNSGSHVMEYGSKDIKPEKVSLYLGFDPETLNLPDNLISFDKKMDGVNQRDADLIFLWQRYKKSSELMERAGLLKKITETMSHRAHLDNSIEMIGMLLFGPQNGRSILHSSRGRGFPLVDDWECLKSTARLFEKHCGSLTQYGMKHMRAFANICNKVVEKETFEEACMATCGGKNLGSYANSKTYSV; encoded by the exons ATGGCAGTGTCTCGTGTTATAACATGTTTGCTACTTGTactggtggcggtggtggtggtggttctaCCTGCCGGAAGTTTTGGTTACCGGCGGGGGTGGGACCCGTTGATCCGGTCACCGGTGGATCTGGAAGAAGACTTGGAGTCGGACGGACAGACGACGGGAAACGGGACTAGGTGGGCGGTGCTCGTCGCCGGTTCAAACGGTTATGGAAATTACCGGCATCAG GCCGATGTTTGTCATGCTTATCAAATACTTAAAAGAGGAGGTTTGAAAGATGAAAATATTGTTGTGTTTATGTTCGACGATATTGCAACAAGTGAAATGAACCCGAGGCCTGGAGTCATAATCAATCACCCCCAAGGAGACGATGTCTATTCCGGTGTTCCGAAG GACTATACTGGGGAGCATGTTACAGTAGACAATTTGTTCGCTGTGCTTCTTGGTGACAAAAATTCGGTGACAGGTGGAAGTGGAAAGGTTGTTGATAGCAAGCCAGAAGACCGAATCTTTCTTTACTACTCTGATCACGGAGGTCCCGGTGTACTTG GGATGCCAAACATGCCTTATCTTGTAGCCAAAGACTTGATCGAGGTCTTAAAAAAGAAGCATGACATGGGTACATACAAAGAAATG GTTATATACTTGGAAGCATGCGAAAGTGGAAGCATCTTTGAAGGAATGTTACCCGAAGATCTCAACATATATGCTACAACCGCATCGAGCTCTGAAGAGAGCAGCTATGGAACATACTGTCCGGGGATGGAACCCTCTCCTCCACCCGAGTATATTACCTGCTTAGGAGATCTATATAGTGTCGCTTGGATGGAAGATAG TGAGACACACAACCTGAAGAAAGAATCAATTGAGCAACAATTCAACAAG GTGAAGGAGAGGACATCTAATTACGATACTTTCAATTCAGGTTCACATGTGATGGAATACGGAAGTAAAGACATCAAACCAGAGAAGGTCTCTTTATATCTAGGCTttgatccagaaaccctaaacctcCCGGATAACCTGATTTCATTTGATAAGAAGATGGATGGTGTAAATCAAAGAGATGCCGATCTCATATTCTTGTGGCAGAGG TACAAGAAGTCATCAGAATTAATGGAAAGAGCGGGACTTCTGAAGAAGATAACAGAGACCATGTCACATAGGGCGCATCTAGATAACAGTATTGAGATGATTGGGATGCTTCTTTTCGGACCACAGAATGGTCGTTCAATCCTCCATTCATCTAGAGGTCGTGGGTTTCCTTTGGTGGATGATTGGGAGTGTCTTAAATCTACG GCTCGGTTATTTGAGAAGCATTGTGGGTCGCTGACTCAATATGGCATGAAGCACATGCGGGCATTTGCAAACATTTGCAATAAAGTGGTTGAGAAGGAAACGTTCGAGGAAGCGTGCATGGCTACATGTGGTGGGAAGAATCTTGGGTCATATGCTAACAGCAAGACTTACAGTGTTTGA
- the LOC111877601 gene encoding pectinesterase inhibitor 9 — MERSVGLYLLVLVVTLRYTTTVNGRAASPTAMDLIRASCKTTLHASLCVRCLSSYAGSIKGSNADHLLAKAAISVSLNNTKSASVFISKLGRVSGIKPREYQAVKDCISTMTNSVASLSQSVQELDQMARTRGHDFEWHMSNAETWVASALTNQNICARGFDDSSMNGHVKNAITSRMVYVSQVTSNALALVNRFAVRHRKGIRHP, encoded by the coding sequence ATGGAAAGATCAGTTGGGCTTTACCTTCTAGTTCTTGTAGTCACCCTCCGGTACACCACCACCGTGAATGGTCGTGCCGCCAGTCCCACCGCCATGGACTTAATCAGGGCATCATGCAAAACCACCCTTCATGCCTCACTCTGTGTCCGCTGTCTCTCAAGTTACGCTGGTTCAATCAAAGGGAGCAACGCCGACCACCTCCTTGCGAAAGCAGCAATTTCCGTCAGCCTGAACAACACCAAGTCAGCAAGCGTCTTCATATCCAAACTTGGCCGTGTCTCCGGTATAAAACCCAGAGAGTATCAAGCTGTGAAGGACTGTATTAGCACCATGACCAACAGCGTGGCAAGTCTAAGCCAGTCGGTTCAGGAGCTAGACCAGATGGCTCGAACCAGGGGTCATGATTTCGAGTGGCACATGAGCAACGCTGAGACGTGGGTCGCTTCTGCTCTTACTAATCAAAACATATGTGCAAGGGGATTCGATGATAGTTCTATGAATGGACATGTGAAGAATGCTATCACAAGTAGAATGGTTTATGTTTCACAAGTCACAAGTAACGCACTTGCTTTGGTCAACAGGTTTGCTGTAAGGCATAGAAAGGGTATCCGTCATCCATAG